The Hippocampus zosterae strain Florida chromosome 11, ASM2543408v3, whole genome shotgun sequence genome includes the window TTCAAATAAAGTACTGATACCTGAAAACTCTTAAATACGATAACGGAGTACTTGTATTTCGTTAATTCACACCTGTCTCATTTCTACTTTCACCACAACCGAAATGTGATGAAAAgttgaaataataaattataaaataaagtGAGAATATTCTATCATGTTCCACCAAAACTGACATTTGACAGAACACTACAATGGTCACATTATATCATGTTAACATTTTAGAATGTGAAACGTATCAACAAATGCTAATACTGTATTACGCTTGTTCATGTTGGCGGGGATTACACTAAATTAATTAAACTGTTCGTTGTACACTACGAGGTCGTTTATAAAACATCATGCACCAATTTACAGACTCTCCCTGGCTTCGTGAAAGTGAAAGTTGGTCGGAAAacgatttattattttatttctaggCTATAAAAACgactttgtgttctttttctaAATCTGTTTCAATTCCATCTCACCTACTTCCGGCTTGGCGAGCTACCATGTGCTGACGTCATAGAGTTATCTACCCTGTTGATCCCCACCCCAAATATTTGATTAATGTTAGAATAATGATTCATTATTACGCGGAGTGAATAGTTGTGGTTGTTGACCTAAagattcattttttcttttaccttaTCTGTTTTAATTTGTCCCCCAATTGGTGAGTCATCCACTTCCGACATTGCCGTTGCTGACCCCCAAAAAGCGAAGATATATCATGTCCATTGATGGCCATTGAACGCAATAAAAGTGTCTGAAATGGGGGGTGGGTCGTCACTGACTTTAaatcaaaatgacacatttatttaaattgtCGGGCCCACTTCTCTCTTGTTTTTTCTTGTACTTTGAAACGATAAAGTTACGTCAACTGTTTATGATCCAACACTGACATCTTGTGTCTTAATAGTGATATTACATGGATAAAACCTTGGTTTcggtgatagatagatagatagatagatagatagatagatagatagatagatagatagatagatagatagatagatagatagatagatagatagatagatagatagatagatagatagatagatagatagatagatagatagatagatagatagatagatagatcaaaCCGGATTTGTATGTGTGTCCTTTGACTGGTTTGTGCTTTTCGTAATTCTGTTGTTTGGATCCCCCAGGAATCAATTGGGAGgggtgacagagagagagagagagagagagagagagagagagagagagagagagagagagagagagagagagagagagagagagagagagagagaagagagagagagcgagagcgagagcgaaagagagagagagagagagagagagagagagagagacagagagagagagcgaacaGTGTTCGGGATTATCATTAGACCTTTTCTGACCAGTGGATTGGGATTAAAGTAGAGCGCCAGTCCAATATGCGTGCGCAATTTCCTCCTTTGCGTGTGAACCCATTTCTAGGGACACCTGGCACGATTtgacacacatccatccatcccagaTTTGGACCCGTGTGTTGAAATGGCCGACGTTCCGCAGCTCGTCAAAATCGGGATTTCTCTGAAGATGCTCCCCAACAATACCGCCGTCTACTTCAAATCCGACGGTGCCCGATTCGGACAAACTCGAACTATCAAGCTACTCACCGGCTCCAAATACAAAATCGAGGTGGTGATTAAACCCGGAGCGGTCGAGGCCACGTAGGTAGACCtctatttatgtttttattttaggatttattcatttttgggtCATTACTATTTTTGATCAAACTATGACAATTCAGTTTTATTACAAAATGATAAATTGTTTAGTGAAAGTGCACAAAAATCTGCGTTAGGCGTTCACATGTCACAATCCGTCTGATTTGTGAGCCGGCGTCAGTTTGACGCCACCATATGGAATGATGCATTCAGCGGAAACAGTTATTTCTGCAATTCATCATGAAGCGATACAATTAGCCGGTAAAACAGACCTAAGGGATAtgggaaataataaaaaaggagtATTGGCGTCATGTATCCAGCAAAACGGTCACACGAAGTAGTGTTGCTAATTTAAACCGGAAATAAGGTCTGGTTTTACCAGGCACCATTGAGGACCAAATTAAGAACTCTaaacggttttttttttgtggtcttcaTGATGATGTGATGAATGTTGTGTTGGATTAATTAATGATTGTGCCTATTGCCTCCATAAGGATACATCACAGATATTTAAATTGCTCATGTGCCAGTTTGTCTAAAAGTAGGTCACATTCATGTAATGTTGCAAATGTCAGGCGGAATTTGGGGCACAGCTGTGTCATGAATCACTTGACCTGGCAGCAAAAATTCAAAGAAATCAAAAGGAGCATACCACTATCAGCTGCTAGTTGAAGTTCCGGGGCAGCCAAAACACGatcatgtcaaaatgaaattgtcAACAGAGCTACGTTGGTTGAACAGATTAGCACTAGCTAACAGCGTTATCATGTTCTGAGCTAAATGTGTGTCATACGCCACATAGGGTCATTATAAATGTGTAAAAGATATACATTTTCCTGAGCTAAACTCATGGATCAAAGACTATactctcaaatatttttcaaaactcTGTCTAAATCTGTTCATGAGCACCTCTCCTTTGCTGAGATAATCCAAAATGTCAAGATGATGAGAAGAAATTGTGGCTATTGTTAAGGTGTGCCCAGGGTGTGTTAACTCCCCACAATAAAAGgccaatttaaaatgtgaaGGCAGCCAATGGATGataaattgcacattttcaagttttcattttatcatccatccatctattatgtGAAGGCAGCCAATGGAGTTAAAATGAAAACttgaaaatgtgcaatttatCATCCATCCAACTCTTATCTGAAGCACTGTGTACTGTGTactgtgtaaaaacaaaagactgaAAATGTCTGTTTGACCTTCTCTCTTCTGCACGGATCTGCGTGACGCATCAACCAGTGTTCTTTTTCTTGGTTTGGCAGGTCGATGAGCTTGGGTGGAGTCACCTTCGCCCTGGAGAGGCAGTCCAAAGACCCTCAGTCGGTGGTCTACACCGGCTTGTATGACACTGAGGGCGTGACGCACACAAAGAGCGGCGAGAGGCAGCCCCTTCAGATCAGCATCCAGGTACACATCACATCAACTTTAAAGAGCAAGTTGTGTTGCatgatatatacatacatgatTAAAAAGATCTTGTCCTTTTAATTTGATGCATAATAAAATACCGCACCAGAGGAAAAGCAACCTTTTAGAGGCAGTAGGCATAATTTGTGAGGTCTCAATAGTTTGGAGTTGCACAGACGAAAGCTCGGGGTACATCATGGATGGGTCGccggccaattgcaggacaaacaaagcaatgtaaagcatttgtgtttgtgtgccacaGTTCAGCGAAGCGGGCACGTTTGAG containing:
- the LOC127610278 gene encoding CB1 cannabinoid receptor-interacting protein 1-like is translated as MADVPQLVKIGISLKMLPNNTAVYFKSDGARFGQTRTIKLLTGSKYKIEVVIKPGAVEATSMSLGGVTFALERQSKDPQSVVYTGLYDTEGVTHTKSGERQPLQISIQFSEAGTFETVWQVKYYNYNKRDHCQWGNSFNSIEYECKPNDTRTLMWVNKETFI